A genomic window from Thermoplasmata archaeon includes:
- a CDS encoding molybdopterin-dependent oxidoreductase, translating into MPSALGGLAARLRRLPWNRFFAGVVAGAAALVVTLIMRVLGLGVFLPEIALNFVITRIPGSLESFFISSLGEGAKGLGFVSALVAVEVAFGLGAIVYRRIEALVARRIAVIAVYTVSAAAVSLLVALPLLGAGLAGSATDVGVAFAVLSQLIGGWIYAAVLDYFLVDVAHRHPEGFSPSRRQFFIGAAAAVATLAFAFETFSTTVVQPARLAFASLADLIASEVTPTDSFYVVTKNLIDPTVDASTWSLAVDGLVGSPLTMDYASLQAKMQSGSLTSVQQYATMECVSNEVGGNLIGTAKWAGVRLADLLTMAGIEPTADWVEFTCVDGYTVAIPIAHATDPATLLVLEMNDAPLEGRHGGPARILVPGKYGMFSAKWVNRITAVQGEYLGYWQQAGKGWTNNGPIQTEALIATPPDGSVVSGSPTVGGFAVSAAAGISKVEVSTDGGATWSAAQLRSPKDPHLTWVLWTFPWSPPSGGAYNIVARAYDGNGVVQSATVAPPYPNGASGYDHITLLVSR; encoded by the coding sequence GTGCCCTCGGCGCTGGGCGGCCTCGCGGCGCGTCTGCGGAGGCTCCCTTGGAACCGGTTCTTCGCGGGCGTCGTCGCGGGCGCCGCGGCCCTCGTTGTGACGTTGATCATGCGGGTCCTGGGACTCGGCGTCTTCCTGCCGGAGATCGCGCTGAACTTCGTGATCACGCGCATCCCGGGCTCCCTGGAATCGTTCTTCATCAGCTCCCTGGGGGAGGGCGCGAAGGGCCTCGGGTTCGTGAGCGCCTTGGTCGCCGTGGAGGTCGCCTTCGGGCTCGGCGCGATCGTGTACCGCAGAATCGAGGCCCTGGTCGCCCGGCGTATCGCGGTGATCGCCGTGTACACGGTGTCCGCGGCGGCCGTGAGTCTGCTCGTCGCGCTCCCCCTCCTGGGCGCCGGCCTCGCGGGCTCCGCGACGGACGTCGGCGTGGCCTTTGCCGTCCTGAGCCAGCTCATCGGCGGCTGGATCTATGCGGCCGTCCTCGATTACTTCCTCGTGGATGTGGCCCACCGGCATCCGGAGGGCTTCAGCCCGTCTCGGCGGCAGTTCTTCATCGGCGCCGCCGCGGCCGTCGCCACCCTGGCCTTCGCCTTCGAGACCTTCAGCACCACCGTGGTCCAGCCGGCCCGGCTCGCCTTCGCATCCCTCGCGGACCTGATCGCGAGCGAGGTCACGCCCACGGACAGCTTCTACGTGGTCACGAAGAATCTCATCGACCCCACCGTGGATGCGTCGACCTGGAGTCTGGCCGTCGACGGGTTGGTCGGCTCTCCCCTCACGATGGACTACGCTTCCCTCCAGGCGAAGATGCAGTCGGGCTCCTTGACCTCCGTGCAGCAGTACGCCACCATGGAGTGCGTGAGCAACGAGGTCGGCGGCAACCTGATCGGAACCGCGAAATGGGCGGGCGTCCGCCTCGCGGACCTCCTGACGATGGCGGGGATCGAGCCCACGGCGGATTGGGTGGAGTTCACCTGCGTGGACGGCTACACAGTCGCGATTCCGATCGCCCACGCGACGGACCCGGCGACCCTGTTGGTCCTGGAGATGAACGATGCGCCTCTCGAGGGCCGCCACGGCGGACCCGCGCGGATCCTCGTACCCGGGAAGTACGGCATGTTTTCCGCCAAGTGGGTCAATCGGATTACCGCGGTCCAAGGGGAGTACCTCGGCTACTGGCAGCAAGCCGGGAAAGGCTGGACGAACAACGGCCCGATCCAGACCGAGGCGCTGATCGCCACGCCGCCCGATGGATCCGTGGTGAGCGGCAGCCCAACCGTCGGGGGGTTCGCCGTCTCCGCCGCGGCGGGGATCTCCAAGGTGGAGGTCAGCACGGACGGTGGTGCGACCTGGTCCGCCGCGCAGCTGCGTTCCCCGAAGGATCCGCACCTTACCTGGGTCCTGTGGACGTTCCCCTGGAGCCCGCCCTCAGGGGGTGCCTACAACATCGTCGCCCGTGCCTACGACGGGAACGGAGTCGTGCAGTCCGCGACGGTCGCCCCGCCCTACCCCAACGGCGCCTCGGGGTACGACCACATCACGCTGCTTGTTTCTCGGTGA